The Calditerrivibrio nitroreducens DSM 19672 genome window below encodes:
- a CDS encoding NAD-dependent epimerase/dehydratase family protein gives MKRNIFITGALGFLGFHLGKLLVENFPMYNVVGIDNEKDEKYAHHKEILINYPNFYYIKGDILNKKLLRDIFLQNHTALSSISEIHGIDIVYTTAFESMLHDISEDGLEYYQNNILGALNIAMEYILAKNEFKRLVYLSSIYVYGFTDEDKLLTEDTPPNPVTKNASIKLSVEHLLKSLHLNFNLPITIVRIPSFYGYGLKGDHLLMNIINAIVENRSIGVNFSEKSVINAIFYEDLLIGLEKLITYRSKNFDIFNMGGINVSLGEFVRTVVDLFRYLTGEERSVELVRFNSKLHKNCCVSSDYTYKVLQWKNWTELYWGLEKTLKAILDEKNRS, from the coding sequence ATGAAGAGGAATATTTTCATTACCGGTGCATTGGGTTTTCTCGGCTTTCATCTTGGTAAGCTTCTGGTAGAAAATTTCCCGATGTACAACGTGGTGGGGATTGATAATGAGAAGGATGAAAAATATGCCCATCATAAAGAGATTTTAATCAATTATCCAAATTTCTATTACATAAAAGGTGATATTCTAAATAAAAAGCTATTGAGAGATATTTTTCTACAAAACCACACTGCTTTAAGCAGTATTTCAGAAATCCATGGAATAGATATCGTTTATACAACTGCATTTGAATCGATGCTGCATGACATATCTGAAGATGGTCTGGAATATTATCAGAATAACATTCTTGGTGCTTTGAATATTGCAATGGAGTATATCTTAGCAAAAAATGAGTTCAAAAGACTTGTGTATCTTAGTTCAATATATGTTTATGGATTTACGGATGAAGATAAACTTTTAACAGAAGATACCCCCCCTAACCCTGTTACTAAGAATGCCTCCATAAAACTTTCTGTGGAGCATCTTTTAAAATCACTGCATCTAAATTTCAATCTTCCCATTACAATTGTGCGTATCCCATCTTTTTATGGGTATGGACTTAAAGGGGATCATCTCTTGATGAATATAATAAATGCCATTGTAGAAAATCGTAGTATAGGGGTAAATTTTTCGGAAAAATCTGTTATCAATGCTATATTTTATGAGGATCTGCTTATTGGACTTGAAAAATTAATTACATACAGATCAAAAAATTTTGACATATTCAACATGGGTGGGATTAATGTATCGTTGGGAGAATTTGTAAGGACTGTTGTGGATCTGTTCAGGTATCTTACCGGTGAAGAAAGGAGTGTAGAATTGGTCAGATTTAACAGTAAATTACATAAAAATTGTTGTGTTTCATCCGATTATACGTATAAGGTATTACAATGGAAAAACTGGACAGAACTCTACTGGGGTTTAGAAAAAACCTTGAAGGCTATTTTAGATGAAAAAAATCGCTCTTAG